The Roseococcus microcysteis genome contains a region encoding:
- a CDS encoding ABC transporter ATP-binding protein — protein sequence MSEAGVDVQSVSFGYGATRVLEDVSLTVRKGEFFAFLGPSGSGKTTLLRLIAGFGQPERGRIMIGGRDATRLAPWDRNVGLVFQSYALWPHMTVGENVAFGLEQRRVGRAERDRRVRAALDLVGLAHLIDRRPAQLSGGQQQRVAIARTLAIEPEVLLLDEPLSNLDAGLRAGVRAELVELQRRLGLTTILVTHDQEEANAAADRMAVLNEGRVLQVGAPTELYDHPANRFVAGFLGTANMLEGELAADGFHAGGLVLPVAEAAPPGRATLALRPQAITLLREGGALQARVLRAEFLGGHVRYTLEAGEGLRLVAEEPHLRGLAPLAAGSAIGMALDPAQATLLRQ from the coding sequence ATGAGCGAAGCCGGTGTCGATGTCCAGTCCGTCAGCTTCGGCTACGGCGCAACCCGCGTGCTGGAGGATGTCTCCCTCACCGTGCGAAAGGGCGAGTTCTTCGCCTTCCTCGGCCCCTCGGGCAGCGGCAAGACCACGTTGCTGCGCCTCATCGCGGGCTTCGGCCAGCCCGAGCGCGGCCGCATCATGATCGGCGGGCGCGACGCCACGCGCCTCGCCCCCTGGGACCGCAATGTGGGCCTCGTCTTCCAGAGCTACGCGCTCTGGCCGCACATGACGGTGGGCGAGAACGTGGCCTTCGGCCTGGAACAGCGCCGGGTGGGCCGCGCCGAGCGCGACCGCCGCGTGCGGGCCGCGCTGGACCTGGTGGGCCTCGCGCACCTGATCGACCGCCGCCCCGCGCAACTCTCCGGCGGGCAGCAGCAGCGCGTCGCCATCGCCCGCACCCTGGCCATCGAGCCCGAGGTGCTGCTGCTGGACGAACCCCTTTCCAACCTCGATGCCGGGCTGCGCGCGGGCGTGCGGGCGGAGCTGGTGGAGCTGCAACGCCGTCTCGGCCTCACCACCATCCTGGTCACGCATGACCAGGAGGAGGCCAATGCGGCCGCCGACCGTATGGCGGTGCTGAATGAGGGGCGCGTGCTGCAGGTGGGCGCGCCCACGGAACTCTATGACCACCCGGCGAACCGCTTCGTGGCGGGCTTCCTCGGCACCGCCAACATGCTGGAGGGCGAACTGGCGGCGGATGGCTTCCATGCGGGCGGCCTGGTGCTGCCCGTGGCCGAGGCGGCCCCGCCCGGCCGCGCCACCCTGGCACTTCGCCCCCAGGCCATCACGCTGCTGCGCGAGGGCGGCGCCCTCCAGGCGCGTGTGCTGCGCGCGGAATTCCTGGGCGGCCATGTCCGCTACACGCTGGAGGCGGGCGAGGGGCTGCGCCTGGTGGCGGAGGAGCCGCATCTGCGCGGCCTCGCCCCGCTCGCCGCCGGCTCCGCCATCGGCATGGCGCTCGACCCCGCCCAGGCCACGCTGCTTCGCCAGTAA
- a CDS encoding Bug family tripartite tricarboxylate transporter substrate binding protein — protein sequence MIERRSLGLGALGAAATLGIGAGPAHASFPDRVISIIVPFAAGGATDMAGRLLADKLGPFLSEGGRAVVDNRPGAGSALGANVVRRARPDGYTLLVGSASTFAVAPASGAAAARYHPTEDFTPLALFGLSTMGLLVSRDSGITTTRELLDRMRAAPGRYSYASSGVGGIAHLASEYFCKSAGVEAVHVPYRGGSQTAEAIMKGETLFAIDTVGSNIGQIRAGSLRLLAVTTAARDPNFTDVPTIAEAGVPGYELASWTVLAGPAGMPPEIVEAIGRAAARAISDPTVRERLETTGTVPELNSTPAMTREFLDRQFAIYREVVARIGLRLE from the coding sequence ATGATCGAACGACGCAGCCTTGGTCTTGGCGCGCTTGGCGCGGCCGCCACGCTGGGCATCGGCGCTGGGCCCGCCCACGCCTCCTTCCCGGACAGGGTGATCAGCATCATCGTCCCCTTCGCGGCCGGGGGCGCCACCGACATGGCCGGCCGACTGCTGGCCGACAAGCTCGGCCCCTTCCTCTCCGAGGGTGGCCGCGCCGTGGTGGACAACCGCCCCGGCGCGGGCAGCGCGCTGGGCGCCAATGTGGTGCGGCGGGCACGGCCGGATGGCTACACCCTGCTGGTCGGCTCGGCCTCGACCTTCGCGGTGGCGCCTGCCTCCGGCGCCGCGGCCGCCCGCTACCACCCGACCGAGGATTTCACGCCGCTCGCCCTGTTCGGCCTCAGCACCATGGGGCTGCTGGTGTCGCGCGACAGCGGCATCACCACGACGCGCGAGCTGCTGGACCGCATGCGCGCCGCGCCCGGCCGCTACTCCTATGCGAGTTCGGGCGTGGGCGGCATCGCGCACCTGGCCTCGGAGTATTTCTGCAAGTCGGCCGGTGTGGAGGCGGTGCACGTCCCCTATCGCGGCGGCTCGCAGACGGCCGAGGCGATCATGAAGGGGGAGACGCTCTTCGCCATTGACACCGTCGGCTCCAATATCGGGCAGATCCGCGCCGGTTCGCTCCGGCTGCTGGCCGTGACCACCGCCGCGCGCGACCCGAACTTCACGGATGTGCCCACCATCGCGGAGGCCGGCGTGCCGGGCTATGAACTGGCCAGCTGGACCGTGCTCGCCGGGCCCGCCGGGATGCCGCCCGAGATCGTGGAGGCCATCGGCCGCGCCGCCGCCCGGGCCATCTCGGACCCGACCGTGCGGGAGCGCCTGGAGACGACCGGCACCGTGCCGGAGCTGAACAGCACGCCGGCCATGACGCGGGAATTCCTGGACCGCCAATTCGCGATCTACCGCGAGGTGGTCGCGCGGATCGGCCTGCGCCTGGAATAA
- a CDS encoding phosphotriesterase family protein, with translation MRLTRDDMRGKAQTVLGLLDPAELGPTLMHEHLLWNITHPAQRDPAITGGPEPGRYWDLLNGQVPDIRNTTQKDRAVAARATAEMVAAGGKTVVELTIGGLEPDPEGLVQVARETGAHIVMGCGHYVHDYQDPANHDRSVDSFAREMIDQVQQGAWGTDIRAGIVGEIGCQWPWTDLEKRVLAGAVIAQQETGAALTIHPARHEDHPWMLVEFLRAHGADLSRTIIDHIDRTIFDDDRLFRLADAGVILEWDLFGQENTYYAHADIDMPNDGMRLRAIRRVIDRGHLEQVVISHDICHTIQFSEWGGHGYAHIQKTVLPHMRKRGWSEAEIEAIMVGNPRRLLTFI, from the coding sequence ATGCGCCTGACACGCGACGACATGCGAGGAAAGGCCCAGACCGTGCTGGGCCTGCTGGACCCGGCCGAGCTCGGCCCGACCCTGATGCACGAGCACCTGCTCTGGAACATCACCCACCCCGCCCAGCGTGACCCGGCCATCACGGGCGGGCCGGAGCCGGGGCGCTACTGGGACCTGCTGAACGGCCAGGTGCCGGACATCCGCAACACCACCCAGAAGGACCGCGCCGTGGCCGCCCGCGCCACGGCCGAGATGGTGGCGGCCGGCGGGAAGACGGTGGTGGAACTGACCATCGGCGGGCTGGAGCCGGACCCGGAGGGCCTCGTCCAGGTGGCGCGTGAGACGGGCGCGCATATCGTCATGGGCTGCGGCCACTACGTCCATGACTACCAGGACCCCGCGAACCACGACCGCAGCGTGGACAGCTTCGCCCGGGAAATGATCGACCAGGTGCAGCAGGGCGCCTGGGGCACCGACATCCGGGCGGGCATCGTGGGCGAGATCGGCTGCCAATGGCCCTGGACCGACCTCGAGAAGCGCGTGCTGGCCGGCGCCGTCATCGCGCAGCAGGAGACGGGCGCCGCGCTCACCATCCACCCCGCGCGGCACGAGGACCACCCCTGGATGCTGGTGGAATTCCTGCGCGCCCATGGCGCGGATCTCTCGCGCACCATCATTGACCACATTGACCGCACCATCTTCGACGATGACCGGCTGTTCCGCTTGGCCGATGCCGGCGTGATCCTGGAATGGGACCTGTTCGGGCAGGAGAACACCTACTACGCGCATGCGGACATCGACATGCCCAATGACGGCATGCGCCTGCGCGCCATCCGCCGCGTGATTGATCGCGGGCATCTGGAGCAGGTCGTGATCAGCCATGATATCTGCCACACCATCCAATTCAGCGAATGGGGCGGGCACGGCTATGCCCATATCCAGAAGACGGTGCTGCCGCACATGCGCAAGCGCGGCTGGAGCGAGGCGGAGATCGAGGCGATCATGGTCGGCAATCCGCGCCGGCTGCTGACCTTCATCTGA
- a CDS encoding efflux RND transporter periplasmic adaptor subunit encodes MPLLAAALALLAAGCNEAPSRATAAQPATPPPVAVTVMTLRRAEVPVTTLLPGRTAALRVAEVRPQVGGVLQQRLFTEGEQVAAGQPLFQIAAAPFEAAVQRAEAALARAEAAERAATGIANRYRTLARAQAVSEQNLENAEATLRQTRADVASARAALETARIDLGYTEVKSPIAGRTGRANVTVGALVTGSQAAPLVTVAQFDPIYVDLTQPSARLLQQRRDVESGALRRDSADRAVVRLLLEDGSEYPHAGEVQFSEVIVDQGTGSVTLRALFPNPDQMLLPGMFVRARVEEGITDQALLVPQRAVLRTPRGEPMAFVVNGEGVVEQRVLRASRAVGNDWLVTSGLNPGDRVVLEGLQRIRAGARVQATEGPLAAAGG; translated from the coding sequence GTGCCCCTGCTGGCGGCCGCGCTGGCGTTGCTGGCCGCGGGCTGCAACGAGGCGCCCTCGCGGGCCACCGCGGCGCAACCCGCCACGCCGCCGCCCGTCGCCGTCACGGTGATGACGCTGCGGCGCGCGGAAGTGCCGGTCACGACGCTGCTGCCCGGGCGGACGGCGGCGCTGCGGGTGGCGGAGGTTCGGCCCCAGGTCGGCGGGGTGCTGCAACAGCGCCTGTTCACGGAGGGTGAGCAGGTGGCGGCGGGCCAGCCCCTGTTCCAGATCGCCGCCGCCCCCTTCGAGGCCGCGGTGCAGCGCGCCGAGGCCGCCCTCGCCCGCGCCGAGGCGGCGGAACGCGCGGCCACCGGCATCGCCAACCGCTACCGCACCCTGGCCCGCGCCCAGGCGGTGAGCGAGCAGAACCTGGAGAATGCCGAGGCCACGCTGCGCCAGACGCGCGCCGACGTCGCCTCCGCCCGCGCCGCGCTGGAGACGGCGCGGATTGACCTGGGCTACACTGAGGTGAAATCGCCCATCGCCGGGCGCACGGGCCGCGCCAACGTGACCGTGGGCGCGCTGGTGACGGGAAGCCAGGCCGCGCCGCTGGTGACCGTGGCGCAGTTCGATCCCATCTATGTGGACCTGACCCAGCCCAGCGCCCGCCTGCTGCAACAGCGGCGCGACGTGGAGAGCGGGGCGCTGCGGCGCGACTCGGCCGACCGCGCGGTGGTGCGGCTGCTGCTGGAGGATGGCTCCGAATACCCGCATGCGGGCGAGGTGCAGTTCTCCGAGGTGATCGTGGACCAGGGCACCGGCTCGGTCACGCTGCGCGCCCTCTTCCCCAACCCGGACCAGATGCTGCTGCCCGGCATGTTCGTGCGCGCCCGCGTCGAGGAGGGCATCACCGACCAAGCGCTGCTGGTGCCGCAGCGGGCGGTGCTGCGCACGCCGCGCGGCGAGCCCATGGCCTTCGTGGTGAATGGCGAGGGGGTGGTGGAACAGCGCGTGCTGCGCGCCAGCCGCGCGGTGGGAAATGACTGGCTGGTGACCAGCGGGCTCAACCCCGGCGACCGCGTGGTGCTGGAGGGGCTGCAACGCATCCGCGCCGGGGCGCGGGTGCAGGCCACCGAAGGCCCCCTCGCGGCGGCCGGGGGCTGA